In Capsicum annuum cultivar UCD-10X-F1 chromosome 11, UCD10Xv1.1, whole genome shotgun sequence, one genomic interval encodes:
- the LOC107848562 gene encoding lysine histidine transporter-like 2, whose product MASNGVNDHLEKRTKEEKAIDDWLPITSDRNAKWWFSTMHNVTAMVGAGVLSLPFAMSQMGWGPGVTAMLLSWIITFYTIWQMVEMHEMIPGKRFDRYHELGQYAFGEKLGLWIVVPQQIVVEVSTCIIYMVTGGKSLKKFQDIVFPHTKPLKLTYFILFFSVIEFFLSLLPNFNSLSSVSFVAAILSITYSIVAWTTSLKEHDAAVVSYDPRSDKNSDNVFMFLSALGNVAFAYAGHNVVLEIQATIPSTPEKPSTKAMWRGVWIAYLVVAFCYLPVAFIGYWAFGNGVDDNILLTLHRPTWLIAAANIFVVVHVIGSYQVYAMPVFDMIETYAVKSLKFKPSTPLRVFLRMVFVAFTLFVALTFPFFGGLMGFFGGFALAPTSYYLPCIIWLILKKPKRFGLSWTINWLCIIVGVLLTLLSPIGGLWSIIKDAKTYHFYQ is encoded by the coding sequence ATGGCTTCTAATGGAGTTAATGATCATCTAGAAAAGAGGACAAAGGAGGAGAAAGCGATAGATGATTGGCTACCGATAACGTCGGATCGGAATGCCAAGTGGTGGTTCTCAACCATGCACAATGTGACAGCCATGGTTGGTGCTGGTGTTCTTAGTCTCCCTTTTGCCATGTCTCAGATGGGATGGGGACCTGGTGTAACAGCAATGTTACTATCTTGGATTATAACTTTTTATACAATCTGGCAAATGGTGGAGATGCATGAAATGATACCTGGCAAGAGATTTGATAGGTACCACGAGCTAGGCCAGTACGCGTTTGGTGAAAAACTTGGCCTATGGATTGTCGTGCCACAACAAATCGTAGTAGAGGTTAGCACTTGCATTATTTACATGGTCACTGGTGGTAAATCATTGAAAAAATTTCAAGATATTGTTTTCCCACATACCAAACCACTAAAGCTCACATATTTCATCCTCTTCTTCTCCGTTATCGAATTTTTCCTGTCTCTCCTGCCGAATTTCAACTCACTCTCCTCTGTCTCCTTTGTTGCCGCGATTTTGTCCATCACTTACTCTATCGTGGCGTGGACTACGTCACTAAAGGAACATGATGCAGCAGTAGTTAGTTATGATCCAAGGAGTGACAAAAATTCAGACAATGTGTTTATGTTTTTGAGTGCCTTAGGGAATGTAGCATTTGCATATGCTGGAcataatgtagttcttgaaattCAAGCTACAATTCCTTCTACAccagagaaaccttcaacaaaggCAATGTGGAGAGGTGTATGGATAGCTTATTTGGTAGTGGCATTCTGTTATTTGCCAGTGGCTTTCATTGGATATTGGGCGTTTGGTAATGGAGTGGATGATAATATTTTGCTCACACTACATAGACCTACCTGGCTTATTGCAGCTGCTAACATCTTTGTGGTGGTTCATGTCATTGGGAGTTACCAGGTTTATGCAATGCCAGTATTTGACATGATAGAGACATATGCTGTGAAGTCATTAAAATTTAAACCATCAACTCCTCTTCGTGTCTTTCTGCGTATGGTTTTTGTTGCATTCACATTGTTTGTGGCCTTGACATTTCCATTCTTTGGAGGTTTAATGGGATTCTTTGGAGGGTTTGCTCTTGCACCAACCTCATACTATCTTCCATGTATCATCTGGCTTATTCTCAAAAAGCCCAAAAGATTTGGCTTGTCATGGACTATCAATTGGTTATGCATCATAGTGGGTGTACTTTTGACT